The Chryseolinea soli genome contains a region encoding:
- a CDS encoding suppressor of fused domain protein: MGFFSKLFGKKETPKEFTEEEWNTYYDDKQKGLENVLGKMHDMVGHAIIPFEVGGTLDMYYFINGIPGTGFATMELIKPDGSGPIPNKLGTYELVSFTKEAYDSSSADTPFNRIQGRLNGILTAIANYASQAKLQPKETAELPGEEGQPNYCLLFDDYKPNEQEFKIGDRTHGLLLVMEIFKDEMDFAMENGSAKLIEKLKAKGHYPYSDLNRASVLK; encoded by the coding sequence ATGGGATTTTTCTCAAAACTATTTGGCAAAAAAGAAACACCGAAGGAATTCACAGAAGAAGAATGGAATACCTACTACGACGACAAGCAAAAAGGACTCGAAAACGTCCTGGGTAAAATGCACGACATGGTCGGACATGCCATCATTCCTTTTGAAGTAGGCGGAACGCTTGACATGTATTACTTCATAAACGGAATACCCGGGACAGGTTTTGCGACCATGGAGTTAATTAAACCCGACGGTTCCGGACCAATTCCAAACAAACTGGGAACCTACGAGCTGGTCTCCTTCACAAAGGAAGCCTATGACTCCAGTAGCGCCGACACCCCCTTCAACAGAATCCAGGGGCGACTGAATGGCATCCTAACCGCCATCGCCAACTACGCATCCCAAGCCAAACTACAGCCCAAGGAAACCGCGGAACTGCCGGGAGAAGAAGGGCAACCAAATTATTGCCTGCTATTTGATGACTACAAACCCAACGAACAAGAATTTAAGATCGGCGACCGTACACACGGCCTGTTACTCGTCATGGAGATCTTTAAAGACGAGATGGACTTTGCCATGGAGAACGGAAGCGCCAAGCTAATAGAGAAGCTAAAAGCGAAGGGGCATTATCCTTATAGTGATCTGAATAGAGCGTCGGTGCTGAAATAG
- a CDS encoding DNA-binding domain-containing protein — protein sequence MIRYSLVENNLTPDPDDHVAGVQPIGTKTMEQVVDMMISRGSTVTKAEALSVFEELTLAMVQVVRDGYNVVTPLFNASVSIVGVFTNANDVFNPSRHELKVRIKPGLRMKEAVNKMKVEKVATVKPMPVLQSFKDITSATESDVLTPGGVGQIMGTNLKFNSAEATQGVFFTGSNGTTIKAETIVSNMPSEVIFVIPATLTAGTYSISVRSVLKNTKDLREGFLIDDVTVK from the coding sequence ATGATTCGTTATTCATTAGTTGAAAACAACCTGACACCGGATCCGGACGATCACGTGGCAGGAGTGCAGCCCATCGGCACCAAAACGATGGAACAAGTGGTTGACATGATGATCAGCCGCGGCTCTACGGTAACCAAGGCGGAAGCGCTTTCGGTTTTTGAGGAACTTACATTGGCCATGGTACAAGTGGTACGCGACGGCTACAATGTGGTGACCCCTTTGTTCAATGCATCGGTTTCCATCGTGGGTGTGTTCACCAACGCCAACGATGTCTTCAACCCGTCGCGTCACGAGTTGAAGGTGCGCATCAAACCCGGCTTACGCATGAAAGAGGCGGTAAACAAAATGAAAGTAGAAAAGGTAGCGACCGTCAAACCGATGCCGGTTTTGCAATCGTTCAAAGACATTACTTCGGCCACCGAAAGTGATGTGCTGACTCCCGGTGGCGTTGGTCAAATCATGGGAACAAACCTGAAGTTCAACAGCGCTGAAGCCACACAAGGCGTTTTCTTCACGGGCTCCAACGGCACGACCATCAAAGCCGAAACCATCGTAAGCAACATGCCTTCCGAAGTCATCTTTGTGATACCCGCAACGCTCACCGCAGGCACCTATTCCATCTCTGTGCGCAGCGTGCTCAAAAACACGAAGGACCTTCGCGAAGGCTTCCTCATCGACGATGTGACGGTTAAGTAA
- a CDS encoding sensor histidine kinase, whose amino-acid sequence MTGRMTQLEQSDVSVWQDMFTSIIEDADANILLIDEEFKVISLNSGFYWIFFETYGIELKKGSSLLNAMEPKNARLTHEWKERCMIALSGTPIKVEDVFEIDGRNYYWEIHFKSSARPDGSQVISVFSRDITVRKAYQRKIIGNEANLRSILNTIEDSIWLINADYELIDFNKEFYRKYKMAFGVKLLKGANILTLLPDTMPDLRETWRLRYESGLKGRPGKYYDTYPVDDKEWRTYEIKTYPIVENGEVTGLTVFARDITNQTRAEDLLKKQNEELIKINSELDRFVYSASHDLRAPLMSVKGLLNMIKRDPDKANTEQYLALIERSVNKLDHFISDIIHYSRNSRMEIMPKRIDFHELLEESIESLKFMEGAEQVQSIKNIQVMAPFYSDYSRLLMVFNNIIANAVRYRNTGRGNSFLKIDIIANEETALIRFTDNGVGIAEEYVDKIFKMFFRANADSKGSGLGLYIVKGALEKLDGTIQVQSRLGEGTEFTIEIPNVRGPELGARIQEPGARI is encoded by the coding sequence ATGACAGGACGGATGACGCAGTTGGAGCAGAGCGACGTGAGTGTGTGGCAGGACATGTTTACATCCATCATTGAAGATGCAGATGCAAACATCCTATTGATCGATGAAGAGTTCAAGGTGATCAGCCTGAATTCAGGTTTCTATTGGATCTTCTTCGAAACCTATGGCATCGAACTCAAAAAAGGAAGTTCGCTGCTGAACGCCATGGAACCCAAAAATGCACGACTCACCCACGAGTGGAAGGAGCGCTGCATGATCGCCCTCAGCGGCACGCCCATCAAAGTAGAAGACGTCTTCGAGATCGACGGCCGCAACTACTACTGGGAGATCCATTTCAAATCCAGCGCACGCCCCGATGGCTCGCAAGTCATTTCGGTTTTCAGTCGCGACATCACGGTTCGCAAAGCCTACCAACGCAAAATTATCGGCAACGAAGCCAATCTCCGCTCGATCCTCAACACCATCGAAGACAGCATTTGGCTGATCAACGCCGACTACGAGCTGATCGATTTTAATAAAGAGTTCTATAGAAAATATAAAATGGCCTTCGGCGTTAAGTTGCTGAAAGGCGCCAACATTCTGACCTTGCTGCCCGACACGATGCCGGACCTCCGCGAAACGTGGAGGCTACGCTACGAGAGCGGGTTGAAGGGAAGACCGGGAAAATACTACGACACCTACCCGGTAGACGACAAGGAATGGAGGACCTACGAAATTAAAACATACCCGATCGTGGAGAATGGAGAAGTAACAGGCCTGACGGTATTTGCCCGGGACATCACGAACCAAACGCGTGCCGAGGACCTCTTGAAAAAACAGAATGAGGAACTGATCAAGATCAATTCCGAACTCGACCGCTTTGTCTACAGCGCCTCGCACGACCTGCGCGCACCGCTCATGTCGGTGAAGGGCCTGCTGAACATGATCAAGCGCGACCCCGACAAAGCCAACACCGAGCAATACCTCGCCCTCATCGAGCGCAGCGTGAACAAGCTCGATCATTTCATCTCCGACATCATCCACTACTCGCGCAACTCGCGCATGGAGATCATGCCCAAGCGCATCGACTTCCACGAACTCCTGGAAGAGTCCATCGAATCCCTGAAATTCATGGAAGGCGCCGAGCAAGTGCAAAGCATCAAAAACATCCAGGTGATGGCCCCGTTCTATTCCGACTACAGCCGCCTCCTGATGGTCTTCAACAACATCATCGCCAACGCCGTCCGCTACCGCAACACCGGCCGCGGCAACTCTTTCCTAAAGATCGACATCATCGCCAACGAAGAAACCGCGCTCATCCGCTTCACCGACAACGGAGTGGGTATTGCTGAAGAATACGTCGATAAGATCTTTAAGATGTTTTTCCGCGCCAATGCCGATAGCAAGGGTTCAGGATTGGGCCTGTACATTGTGAAAGGGGCGCTGGAAAAATTGGACGGGACGATACAGGTGCAGTCGCGGTTAGGGGAGGGGACGGAATTTACGATCGAGATCCCGAATGTCAGGGGACCGGAGTTAGGAGCCAGAATCCAGGAGCCAGGAGCCAGAATTTAG
- a CDS encoding SRPBCC family protein gives MPDKFSTTVTINSEPAEVWSALIDPDRMTKWMGEADMGIEVHTDWKIEAPILIRGFHHVKFENKGRVLKYEKERRLSYSHLSSVSRLPDKQENYSILEFILTPIGNHTTLALSIENFPTETIQKHLEFYWKTTMLAIKENVESR, from the coding sequence ATGCCAGATAAATTTTCTACGACGGTCACCATAAATTCCGAACCCGCAGAAGTATGGTCGGCTTTGATAGACCCAGACCGAATGACAAAGTGGATGGGGGAGGCTGACATGGGGATAGAAGTGCATACAGATTGGAAAATCGAAGCGCCGATTCTTATCCGGGGATTCCATCACGTAAAATTTGAGAATAAAGGCAGGGTTCTGAAATACGAAAAGGAGAGAAGACTGAGTTATAGCCACCTGAGTTCCGTTTCTCGACTTCCCGATAAGCAAGAAAACTACTCAATTCTTGAATTCATTTTAACGCCCATTGGGAATCACACCACATTGGCTTTAAGCATAGAAAACTTTCCGACCGAGACCATTCAAAAACACCTGGAATTTTATTGGAAAACGACAATGCTAGCGATAAAAGAAAATGTGGAAAGTCGATAG